In Deinococcus planocerae, the genomic window GCCGGGGCAGGGCGTAGCGCTCCTGCCGCTTGCCCCCCCGGAAGATCGCCAGCGTCACGTACTCGAACTCGCCGTCCGCTTTCTCACGCACATGCTCCTGATCCGTACTCTTCGCGCCCCGGCTGATCTTGACTGCCGCAGGCAGCTTCATCTTGCGTGAGTCCACCGCCTCCAGTTCTCGAATCTTGTACGCCTGCCCCCGATGGATGATCAGGACGTCACCCTCCGGATTGGTCCACCTCCTGGCCCCGATCAAGCTCCAGTCGAAATCGGAGAAATTGTCGTAGGGGAACTGATACCCACCGGGCGGCACCTCGCCGCTGGTCCACCCCAAACGGCCGTATTTTCTGAGGGTGTCCTCCAGCGCCCGCTCGTCCGGGACGTCCACCAGAACCTTCGCGCCGAGGTCGCTGCGAAATTCAATTTGCATGGGTTACCTCCACGGGGGAACCTCCCGCCCCGGCGGGAGAGGGTCAAGCCTGGAACCGTTCACGCCCGGCAGAGGGAAGGGAGGTCTCTCCCTCCCCCTCAGGCGGCGTGGGCGCGGTCCCGGATCGGATCGGCCACCAGAGCGGTCGCCACGATGGCTAACAGACGCTCCCTGAACCTCTCGGAGACCAGTTGCTTCTGGGTGCCCTCTACCACCCAAGTGTCACTGCTCAGCACTGCGACCTGCGTGACGGTCAGGTGCTCGCCTTCCGTCCTGACCGCGTAATGCATCACCACGTGCCCGGTGATCAACAAGCTGCGCAGCGCATACTTGTCGGGACTCGCGTGCAGCATCACCTCGTCCCCCCTCACGCTCACGCTGATCACCCCCTCGGGATTCCGCGGCACCGGGTTCACTCGCCGGGCGTCCAGGGCATGGACGGCGGCGTTCTTCGGCAGGCTGATCGTGGGGCGTGCTCCCAGGCTGAGCGACTCGCGGTAATGCCCGGGGTGGGTGCTCGCCTCGTACCCGGTCGCGCCCGTCACCTGCCGGAAGTTCAGCACGGTACTCTCCCCCGTCTCCCGGACCACCGTCACCGCTCCGGCACTCACCTGCGTCACCTCGACCCGCCCACCCTCGTACACGAAGGTCAGTCCGACGTGGACGGGCAGCACCCCGATCCAGTGCAGCTCCCCCACGTAATTGAGCAGCCGGGCGAAGCTGAACTCTCCCAGCAGGTCGAGTTCCCGCCTCACCCGCCCGTACGCCTCCCGCGCCTGGGTCAGCAGGGCATGATCGTTGGCCGTCCAGCCGTTTTTGCGCGCCTTGGCCCGCTCGCGGACGGTCTGGACCCGCTCGCGCACGCTCAGGACCCGCGCCAGGACTTCGAGGTTGCGCCGCAGCGCCGCGCGGCCGGTGAGTTCTTCGAGCGTCTTCTTCTTTTCCCGGATCTCCCGGCGGGTCTGCTCGGGGTCGTCGCTGAGGAGCAGGGCCATCTCCTCCCCGTTGAAGCCTGCGGCTGTGTTCTCCAACTCGTCCACGTCCAGCCACAGTTGGGAGAGCCAGGACTTCTTCCCGCTCATGATCGTGTAGGTGATGGCGTCGAAGGACCCGCGCATCAGCAGGTACACGTTGCGCACTCGTTCCGCCGTGTTCCCCTGCCGTGCCCCGCGTCCGACGCGCTGACGGATCTCCTCGTAGTTCCACGGGATGTCGGCGTTCACGATCAGCGTCGTGCCGTGCTGGAGGTTGAACCCCTGTCCCAGCACGTCCGTCCCCAGGATCAGGGAGAGGTCCCCGAAGTTGTAGTCGTCCTCCAGGTCCTGGCGAGCCACGCTGCTCTTGTGCGTGTCGCTGGACACGATGGCGATCTCGTGCTCCGGGTACCCGGCCTCCACCAACAGCGCCTTCAGCCGGGCGAAGGCCCCCTCCTTCTCGCCGATGCTGAGGAACACGATGCCCTTGCCGCCCGACGCGCGGTTCTCCAGGGCGAGTTCTGTGATCTTCTCGAAGCGCGGGTTACGGCCCCCGACGCCCTTGAGCACCGGGTCCACGGTGAGCTTGCGCATCTCCCAGAGGATCGCGAAGGGGTGGTTCGGCCCTTTGGCCCGGGCGTCGGCGGTGCGGGCACGTTCGCGCAGCGACCGGTAGAGCACCGCCTGCTCCTCGCTCATGTCGATCATCACCTCCTCCGCCACCGCCGACGGGACCTTCAGCGGCTGGCCGTCCCGGGTGACGACCAGCGGGTCCCCGTAGGAGCGGGTGATGACGTGCCCGCTGATGATCCCCTTGAGTTCGCGTAACCGCCGGAAGCCCTTCACGCAGGGCTTCACCTCCACGCTGCCGTCCATCCCGGTCACGATGTCCGGCTCGATGCGCAGGTACTGCTCCATCAGGGCCTCGCCGGTCGGCAGGCCATAGCCCGGCAGGGCGTCCGTGACCATGCTGAGCATGGAGTAGACCTCCAGCGGACTGTTCTTGATCCACGACGCGGTGAAGGCGAAGGTGCTGCCGCCCCGCTCGCGGACGAAGCGGCCCTTGTGCAGCGCGTCGAGTGCCCTTTGGCTCTCCCCTCCCCCACCGAGAAAGCGGGGGGTCTCGCCGAAGGTGGTCGGCGGGGCGAAGAGATTCTTCAGGCCGTGGGCTTCGTCGAGTCCGGTAAAGTCGCATCCCAGCAGCTCGAAGGAGAGTTCGCCCTCCTGCGCGATCTTCGTGCGGGCAAGCATCGCGCCGAAGACGCCGAGTTTGCGCACGAGTTCCTGGTGCTTGCCCCGCTTGGGCGTGCCCTCGTAGCTGTCGGCGGTTTCCAGGTTCCGCTGATACTGCGGGTCCTCCAGGATCAGCCGCTGGCGGGTTTCACGCAGCATCCCGATCCCAGTGAAGGACTCGCGACTCATGATGACCAGGTCCACCTGACCGGCGCTGAGGGACGCGATCTTCTCGCGCTTGACCGCCGGAGAGTCCTCCTTCCAGGCCTCAATGCGTTTGCCGCCCTGGTCGAGCATGGGCGTGCCGTCGCGTTTGGTCTTGTAGACCTTGTTCCCCTGCCGGTCGCGCCGGACACTCATGCCCACCGTCACGATGTTCCAGTCGGGCAGCGCGAGGGCCGCGTTGGTCGCCCAGTTGCTGACCAGGCCGGCAGGCACGACGACGATAGGCCGCGAGGCGCGCCCGCAGGTCTTCAGGTATGCGATCAGGCCGAGCATCGCGAACGTTTTTCCCAAACCCACGTCGTAGTTGTTGACCATGCCGGTGGTGGCGGCCATCGCGCGGATGTCCATCACCTGGTAGGGGTGGTGCTCGGGCCCCCGCCAGTCGGGCAGGTGGAGGGGCCGCGCCGTTCCTTCTGGGCGCAGGATCGCGCCGCGGGCATAGGTGTACGCCTCCTCGACGACGCCCACGTGCGCACTCTGCATCAGCCAGTTGCCGAAGTGCGCCTGGGTCTGATCCTCGTACGCCTGGGCCGCGTCGATGGCCGTCGCGCGCTCCGCCTGATACTGCTCGCGCGACATCTCCCCCGCGCCACGAACGGCCTCCACCTCCGTCTTGTGGTTGAGGTAGTTCTCCAGCGCCCGTGCCTTCTCCTGGT contains:
- a CDS encoding single-stranded DNA-binding protein; the protein is MQIEFRSDLGAKVLVDVPDERALEDTLRKYGRLGWTSGEVPPGGYQFPYDNFSDFDWSLIGARRWTNPEGDVLIIHRGQAYKIRELEAVDSRKMKLPAAVKISRGAKSTDQEHVREKADGEFEYVTLAIFRGGKRQERYALPRQGAPTPDAAD
- a CDS encoding helicase-related protein, which produces MRQTKGFALTAVTGFLALFGLNSELPYAHMSWPKFSPADKSALALNGQLLTREGYDVVGAPRPAPAPGGEPYGVEVTGGGEQARLGANEAARHEILAPHPDLAVLRAYSGGGGLGESVDQFYTPSAVAALLWNLVTPFLKLGDEKRPVRALEPSCGNGAVLAHAPEGVLLTGVELDPVAGRAAAHLQPHASIHVMPLEQYTTRSSDPLFDLVVANPPYGPRGETRALHEPDEVRSERYFMRQILRRVQFQTGLVSVLLPLSLLHGHRHRDWREELLTSALPLHAVLVPTGAFKAAGAGVTTVLLVLRRHDHGVREALSTLSGAQVTDTLLEFVADPVHRELVERFVDGSSLIITEGEEGAWTHRLRQLSGSFRLSQESILRCGRFGNPLLEGEVDTRQVQRVHDQMQAAMNSVPVLFRTLIETVRERLGEDAARNAETASHGADLHAIPEGSLSTDRRHAFRLGQWVVTDDFAAPVVAQAVQVAQALQAYLEARELGRPETPQRRRTALALDVQYRATHGTYDRQRFTRLIPRYSLFAVLLAHLGALGELNLPDDGTYALPITATGMEDIAQQLADLMALTEQTLMQYAGVSEPEAVAHLTGHYAFNGEIWVEPGLYYSGHAFLRAEQARAQAEHFGGHRRAALTRQADLFISRVRRANLSELTLSPRDAVIPVAVLEEWVNAYLGSAADQKPLISVRRENGAVRFRLKGGAGQAGVRARSAFDQEKARALENYLNHKTEVEAVRGAGEMSREQYQAERATAIDAAQAYEDQTQAHFGNWLMQSAHVGVVEEAYTYARGAILRPEGTARPLHLPDWRGPEHHPYQVMDIRAMAATTGMVNNYDVGLGKTFAMLGLIAYLKTCGRASRPIVVVPAGLVSNWATNAALALPDWNIVTVGMSVRRDRQGNKVYKTKRDGTPMLDQGGKRIEAWKEDSPAVKREKIASLSAGQVDLVIMSRESFTGIGMLRETRQRLILEDPQYQRNLETADSYEGTPKRGKHQELVRKLGVFGAMLARTKIAQEGELSFELLGCDFTGLDEAHGLKNLFAPPTTFGETPRFLGGGGESQRALDALHKGRFVRERGGSTFAFTASWIKNSPLEVYSMLSMVTDALPGYGLPTGEALMEQYLRIEPDIVTGMDGSVEVKPCVKGFRRLRELKGIISGHVITRSYGDPLVVTRDGQPLKVPSAVAEEVMIDMSEEQAVLYRSLRERARTADARAKGPNHPFAILWEMRKLTVDPVLKGVGGRNPRFEKITELALENRASGGKGIVFLSIGEKEGAFARLKALLVEAGYPEHEIAIVSSDTHKSSVARQDLEDDYNFGDLSLILGTDVLGQGFNLQHGTTLIVNADIPWNYEEIRQRVGRGARQGNTAERVRNVYLLMRGSFDAITYTIMSGKKSWLSQLWLDVDELENTAAGFNGEEMALLLSDDPEQTRREIREKKKTLEELTGRAALRRNLEVLARVLSVRERVQTVRERAKARKNGWTANDHALLTQAREAYGRVRRELDLLGEFSFARLLNYVGELHWIGVLPVHVGLTFVYEGGRVEVTQVSAGAVTVVRETGESTVLNFRQVTGATGYEASTHPGHYRESLSLGARPTISLPKNAAVHALDARRVNPVPRNPEGVISVSVRGDEVMLHASPDKYALRSLLITGHVVMHYAVRTEGEHLTVTQVAVLSSDTWVVEGTQKQLVSERFRERLLAIVATALVADPIRDRAHAA